CGAGCTTCCTCGTCTTCCAGGCCCAGCGCGACCTCGCCCTGGCCCGGTCGAACGAGCTGCGCGCCGCGGTCGACTACTACAAGGCGAAGAACGACTTCGAGGCCGTGCAGGAGACCTCGGTCGGCGGCAGCACCGGGATCCAGGTGGCGGGTTCCTCGGCTGTGAGCGTCTCGACGGGCCAGCCGACGACGCAGGGTCGCTGAGCGGGCCGCGCCGGTTCACGTCCTTTGCGGCCCGCCGCCGTCCCCGGGTAGACTGCCGGCGTGCCGAAGATCTCGGTCACGATCATCACGTTCAACGAGGCGCGCCACATCGAGGGCGCGCTCCGCTCGGTCGCCTGGGCCGACGAGCGTATCGTCGTCGACTCGGGCAGCACCGACGACACCGTTGCCCTGGCAAGGGCGCTCGCGGATCGCGTCGAGGTGCGCGACTGGCCGGGCTACGGCACGCAGAAGAACGCCGCGGCCTCGCTCGCCTCGCACGACTGGATCCTGTCCATCGACGCCGACGAGCGCGTCACCCCAGCCCTCGCGGAGACGATCCGCGAGGCCCTCTCGACCGAGCCGCGCGAACGCGCGTTCCGCATCGCCCGCGTGACCTGGCATCTGGGCCGCTGGATCCGATCGACCGACTGGTATCCCGACCGGCAGACCCGGCTGTACGACCGGCGGGCCGCCGCGTGGAACGCCAGGCGGGTGCACGAGGGGCTCGACGTCGACGGGGAGGTGGGCGCGCTGGCGGGCGAGATCGAGCACTTCGCCTACCGCGACATCGCTCACCACCTGCAGACCATCGATCGCTACTCCACGCTGGCGGCCGAGCAGATGGCCGCCGATGGACGCCGGGCGAGCGTCTTCGACCTGGTGGTGCACCCCCCGGCGGCCTTCGCGCGAAACTACCTGTGGCGTGGCGGCGTGCGAGAGGGGGTGGCCGGGCTCGTCGTCTCGAGCATGAACGCGTTCTACGTCTTCCTCAAGTTCGCGAAACTCTGGGAGCGGCAGCGAGCGGGGCCGTTCACCGGGTAGAATCGGCCGCAGCCGACCGACGTGGCGGACCGTCACGCCGCCCGCGTGGATGCGAAGATGTTCTCGCTGCACATCGACACGGCGCGAACCTGGCGCGGTGGCCAGAACCAGGTGCTCCTCACGGTGATGGGGATGCGCGCCGCCGGGCATCGCGCCGAACTGGTCGCGCACCCCGACGGTGAGCTGCGCCGCCGCGCCGCCGAGGGCCTCGACCTGGTGCCGCTCGTCCCGCGTGCCGAGATGGACCTGTCGGCCGGCTGGCGGCTGTCGCGGATCCTCTCGCGCGAGCAGCCCGACGTCCTCCACGCGCACGACCCGCACGGTGTGGCGATGGCGGCCGTCGCCACGTCGATGAACACGCGCGGACCCGAGCCGGTGCTGGTCGCCTCGCGGCGCGTCGACTTCCACCTCAAACGGCATGCGTTCTCGCGGTGGAAGTACCGGCAGGTGCGGTGCTTCATCTGCGCGTCCGAGGCCATCCGGCGCATGCTCGTCCACGACGGCATCGACGCCGACCGCACGGTGACGGTGCACGAGGGCATCGATCTCGCCTATGTCGACGGCAAGCCGCCGGTTTCGATTCACGAGACGCTCTGGCTCCCGCACCAGGCGCCGATCGTCCTCAATATCGGCGCGCTCGTCCCCCACAAGGGCCAGACCCACCTCGTCGACGCCGCCGCGCTGGTCGTGCGCGACGTGCCCGACGCGCGCTTCGTGATCCTCGGCGAGGGCGAGCTGCGTCCGGCGCTCGAGCAGCAGGTCAGGCACCTGCACCTCGAGAAGCACGTGCTGCTCGCGGGGTTCCGGCCCGACGTGCTCTCGCTGCTCAAGACGGTCGACGTGTTCGTCATGAGCTCGGTCGCCGAGGGGCTCGGCACGTCGCTGCTCGACGCGATGGCGTGCCGCCGGCCGATCGTGGCGACCACGGCGGGCGGCATTCCCGAGGTCGTCGCCGACGGCGAGACGGGGCTGCTCGTGCCGGCGCGCGATCCCAGGGCCCTGGCCGATGCGCTGGTCACCTTGCTCAGCGACGCGACCCTTCGCAGCCGGCTGGCCGAGGCCGGCCGCGCCCGCGTCGAGGCGCGGTTCACCGTGGAACGGATGGTCGAGGAGACGCTCGACGTCTACCGACGCGTGGCCGGCACGCGGGGCTGAGCGGACAACCCTCGGCCCCGCGCGGCGTGCCGTCTCCGCACTGGCCGAGCATCCCCACGTGGCACAGGGCGAAGTCGAAGCCAACCGGGTCGTCCGGGGCGAGCTGGCGCAGAGCGCCGGTAATCTCGCTCGCCATGGCCCAGCCGGGCGTGCGCCTGGTCGTCAGGCGCAGGCACCGCGCGACGCGCACGACGTGGGTGTCGAGCGGCACGACGAGCTGCGAGGGGGCGACCCCCGTCCATCCGCCTGGATCGATGCGCCCGCGGCGCACCATCCAGCGCAGGAAGAGGTTGAGCCGCTTGCAGGCCGCGCCCTTCGCGGGCGATGGGAAGAAGTAGTCGACGCCGGCGCGCGATGGCCGCCGCCCGCCGTACGCCGCTCGGACGTCGACCTCGCGGGCCCGCCGGCTGAACGCGGTGAGCGCCGGCCCGACGTCGCTCGCCTCCCGGTCGTGACCCGCCAGGAAGGCCGCCTCGAGGCTGCCCCACGTCCGGAGCAGCGCCCGCAGCACGAGGAGCAACGCCGCGAGGTCGTCGCCGCGAATCCAGCGGTGCACGGTCGGCGCGAGCGCGGCACGGATGCGGGAGACGTCGAGCCGCCGCACGGCGTCGGCGGGTCGAGGGCCGAGCACGTCGAGCACGCCGTCGACCGACGCCATGATGCTGGCCACGCGACCGAAGGCGAGTCCGGCGGCGCAGAAGGCCGCGATTTCCCGGTCGGCGGGATCGTCGTAGCGCCACACGAACGCCACCGGATCCCGCGGCAGCCGCACCGCGATCTCGTACTCCGCGGCCAGTCGTTCGAGGACGGGAGCCAGCGCCACGAGGCGCGCGGGGACCCGGTCCGGCCCTGGCGTCGACCTCGGCACGTGAACGCGCATCGGAGGACGGCGGGCGGGGCGCGTCACGTCCGCTCAGAAGGTCGTGAACGGCACGCCGTCGCGACAGAGCGGGCAGTCGTCTGCGGCGTGGTTGACGGGAGCGCCGTAGCCGACCAGCGAGAAGTTCGGCACGCCGACGTCGACGAGCGCCTCGAGACGATCGTAGATCTCGACGGTGGCCACCACGGTGGCGCCGGCCTCACGCACGAGGGCGGCGCACCGCTCGAAGGTCTTCCCGGTGTTGCGGACGTCGTCGGCGAGGAGCACGCGCCGGCCGGCCATGTGCGTCGCGTAGAACCGCCGCAGCACCAGCGTGCCGTCGGTATCGTGGTTGAACGGGGCGAACTGGCAGGGAGGATGCGTCAGACTCCGGCGGCCGTCGAGCAGGCCCGCGATGGTGTGCGCGAGCAGCGCGCCGCCCGTCGCGGGTCCGGCGACGAGATCGGTCGACGAGGTGACCTCGTGGGGCAGCAGGTCGAGCAGGTCCTGGGCCGCACGCCAGATCGTCGCGGGCTGCAGGAACAGCTGGTGCGGGTTCAGGTAGACCCGGCCGTGATAGCCGTTGCCGTAGTCGAAGTGCCCGTCGACCATCAGCACCTCCGACTGCTGGAGGTCGCGCAGTGCCTTCTGGCGGACGTCGTGCTGTCTGCTGGTCACTCGAACATCCTCGCGCGGGGGATCAGGCCCGCAGGGCCTCGATCCCGGGTACATCGGGGTTGGTGTAGAGCATGCGTCCTCCGACGATCGTCGCGGCGACCCCGCCGCGCAGCGTCCAGCCGCCAAACGGCGTGTTCTTCGATCTCGATCGCAGGCGCGCCGCGTCGACCCTCACCGTCAGGTCGGGCGCGAGGATCGTGATGTCGGCGACGGCGCCGGGCGAGAGGTGCCCGCCGGGGATCCGGAGGATGCGCGCGGGGTTGGTCGACAGCAGTTCGACCATGCGGGCGATTCCGACCGTCCCCCGGTGGACCAGTCGATCGAAGGTGAGCGAGACGGCGGTCTCGAGGCCGACGATGCCGAACGGCGCGTGATCGAACTCGACGTGCTTCTCGTCGTGGTGGTGCGGCGCGTGATCGGTGGCGATGACGTCGACGCTGCCGTCGGCGAGACCCTCGACGAGCGCCTCGACGTCGAGGGCCTCGCGCAGCGGCGGGTTCATCTTGACGTTGGTGTCGTACCCCTCGAGCGCGTCGTCGGTGAGCGTGAAGTGGTGCGGCGTGACCTCACAGGTGACGCGGATGCCGCGGGCCTTGCCGTCGCGCACGGCCCGGAGCGATCCCCGCGAGCTGAGGTGCGCAACGTGCACGGCGGCGCCGGTCATGCCGGCGAGCGTGACGTCGCGTTCCACCATGATCTCCTCGGCCTGGCCCGGGATGCCCCGCAGGCCGAGGCGGGCGGCGTTGAACCCCTCGTGGGCCACCCCGTCGCCCTTGAGCGACGGGTCCTCGCAGTGATCGATGACCGGCATGTCGAACATGCCGGCGTACTCGAGCGCGCGGCGCATCAGCAGCGCCGTGGCCACCGGGTGCCCGTCGTCGGACACCGCCACGCACCCGGCGAGCTTCAGCTCGCCGATCTCGGCGAGGTGCTCGCCCTTCGAGCCGCGCGACACCGCGCCGATCGGGTAGACGCGCGCGAGCCCGGCCTCGGCCGCCCGCTGCAGGATGAACTCGGTCACGCTGGCCTGGTCGTTCACCGGCACGGTATTGGGCATGCACGCGACAGCCGTGAAGCCGCCGGCCACGGCCGCCGCGGTGCCGGTCGCGATGGTCTCCTTGTGCTCCTGGCCGGGCTCGCGCAGGTGGACGTGCATGTCGACGAGCCCGGGCACGACGACGGTACCGCGCGGCACCTCCACGACACGCGCGCCGTCGGCCGGCAGATCGTGACCGACGAGCGCGACGACGCCGTCGGCCACGAGCACGTCGCGTTCGCCGTCGAGGCGGTTCACGGGGTCGACGACGCGGCCGTTCTTCAGCAGGAGTCTCATGGAGCGTTCCGTCCTCGGTCAGGCCGGTCAGGCCTCATCGGCGCTGCCGCCGGCCAGGAGATAGAGCACCGCCATCCTCACGGCGACGCCGTTGGCGACCTGCTCGAGGATCACCGACCGCGAGCCGTCGGCCACGTCCGAGGAGATCTCGACGCCGCGGTTCATCGGACCGGGGTGCATCAGGATCGCGTCGGGTTTCGCCAGCGAGAACCGCTCGGGCGTCATCCCGAACACCGTGAAGTACTCGCGCAACGAGGGAAAGAAGTTGCCCTGCATTCGCTCGAGCTGGATGCGCAGCAGCATCACGACATCGGCGTCGCGTACGGCTTCGTCGACCGACGAGGTCACCCGCGCGCCGAGCCGGTCGAGACCCGGAGGCTGGAGCGTCGGGGGCGCCGACACCCACACCTCCGCGCCCATCTTGTGGAGCAGCAGCAGGTTCGAGCGGAACACGCGGCTGTGCAGCAGGTCGCCCACGATGGCGACCTTGAGGCCGGCGAGCCGGCCCTTGTGCTCGCGGATCGTGAAGGCGTCGAGCAGCGCCTGCGTCGGGTGCTCGTGCATGCCGTCGCCGGCGTTGATGACGCGGGCCCGGCAGATGCGGGCGAGCAGGTGGCAGGCGCCGGACGAGGCGTGGCGCATCACGATCATGTCGGGCGCCATCGCCTCGAGGTTCATCACCGTGTCGGCGAGCGTTTCGCCCTTCACCACGCTCGAGGTGGAGACGGCGATGTTCAGCGTGTCGGCGCTCAAGCGCTTCTCGGCAATCTCGAACGACGTCCGCGTGCGGGTGCTCGGTTCGTAGAAGAGGTTGACGATCGTCTTTCCCCGCAGCGTGGGCACCTTCTTGATCGGCCGCGCCGCCACCTCCTTCATCGCCTCCGCCGTGTCGAGGACGAGCGTGATCTCCTCGGCGGCGAGGTCGGCGATCCCGAGCAGGTGGCGGCCGCGCAGGCCCGTTCCCGTCTGACCGGTCATGCGCCCGCCTCCTCCAGGACGACCTCGTCGACGCCGTCGGTCTCGACGAACCGGACCTGCACGCTCTCCGCGCGCGCGGTGGGCAGGTTCTTCCCCACGTAGTCGGCCTTGATCGGCAGTTCGCGGTGCCCGCGATCGATCATCACCACGAGCTGGATCGCCTGCGGCCGGCCGAAGTCGATCAGCGCATCGAGTGCGGCGCGAATCGTGCGGCCCGTGTAGAGCACGTCGTCGACCAGCAGGATGCGCCGGTCGTCGATGGAGAACGGAATCTCGGTGCTGCGCACGACCGGCTGCGGCCCGACGGGCTGGCGCATGAGATCGTCGCGGTAGAGCGTGATGTCGAGAGTGCCCGTCGGCACGGCAGCCCCGCCAATCTGTTCGATGGCCGAGGCGATCCGACGCGCGAGGGGCACGCCGCGCGTCCGGATGCCGACGAGCGCCAGCTCGTCGAGCCCCCGGTTGCGCTCGGCGATCTCGTGCGCGATACGGGCGATCGTGCGGGCCATGCGCTGGGCGTCCATCACGACGGCCATGGCCACCTCCACTCGGTCGGTGTGACGCCGGGAAGACTGCTGCGGGATGGGCGCCGCCGCACTTCCGGGCGGCGGGCCGGCCTCGAACGGGCCGGGGCGCTGGGGTAGGTCATCGGCGCTTCTCTTTGCGGCCTCGCGGGACCGCGCTTAAAGAGCCGCGAGGAGTGTAACACACTCTTCCGGTCGATCAGTCGTACGAACGGATGAACGTAATCGGCCGGTCGACGGTGAAGCCCCGCCTGAACGCGTCCGTGCGCGCGTACCCGTCCATGTCGCCGCCGACCGGCAGGCCCAGGTAGTAGAGGACCGTCGGGGCGACGTCGACGATCGTGCCGACCGGCAGCCGCCCCGGCGCGACGAGCGCGCCGTACGCGAGCAGGAACCCGTCGGGCCCGCGCTCGTGGGTCCCCGTGTGGCGCGGCTCGCCGAGCACGCGCGCGAGCAGCCGCTTGGCGAGGCTGACGGGCTCCATCCCGAACCCCGACACGACCATCAGCACGTCGTCGGGTCCGAGGCGGTCGATCAGGACGCCGAGGTGCGCATCGACGAAGGCATAGTGCTGGTCGAGCACCGGCCCGTACCGCCGGCGCTCTTCGTCGGAGACGTCGCCGAAGGCCCGGGGCTGCGCGTACCGGAGGAAATGGTGACCCGCCACGTCCAGTGTCTCGAGGCGGAGCACGGTCACGACGGGCGAGAACGTCGTCTCGAGTGCGCGGGCGACCGCGACGTACCAGCTGTCGCGAGCCGTGGGTTCGAGGCCGGGCGCGCCGGCCGTCGCGGTCCCGGACGCGAAGCCGTGCGACAGCGCCGCGA
The Acidobacteriota bacterium DNA segment above includes these coding regions:
- a CDS encoding glycosyltransferase family 2 protein, whose product is MPKISVTIITFNEARHIEGALRSVAWADERIVVDSGSTDDTVALARALADRVEVRDWPGYGTQKNAAASLASHDWILSIDADERVTPALAETIREALSTEPRERAFRIARVTWHLGRWIRSTDWYPDRQTRLYDRRAAAWNARRVHEGLDVDGEVGALAGEIEHFAYRDIAHHLQTIDRYSTLAAEQMAADGRRASVFDLVVHPPAAFARNYLWRGGVREGVAGLVVSSMNAFYVFLKFAKLWERQRAGPFTG
- a CDS encoding glycosyltransferase family 4 protein is translated as MFSLHIDTARTWRGGQNQVLLTVMGMRAAGHRAELVAHPDGELRRRAAEGLDLVPLVPRAEMDLSAGWRLSRILSREQPDVLHAHDPHGVAMAAVATSMNTRGPEPVLVASRRVDFHLKRHAFSRWKYRQVRCFICASEAIRRMLVHDGIDADRTVTVHEGIDLAYVDGKPPVSIHETLWLPHQAPIVLNIGALVPHKGQTHLVDAAALVVRDVPDARFVILGEGELRPALEQQVRHLHLEKHVLLAGFRPDVLSLLKTVDVFVMSSVAEGLGTSLLDAMACRRPIVATTAGGIPEVVADGETGLLVPARDPRALADALVTLLSDATLRSRLAEAGRARVEARFTVERMVEETLDVYRRVAGTRG
- a CDS encoding TIGR02757 family protein is translated as MPRSTPGPDRVPARLVALAPVLERLAAEYEIAVRLPRDPVAFVWRYDDPADREIAAFCAAGLAFGRVASIMASVDGVLDVLGPRPADAVRRLDVSRIRAALAPTVHRWIRGDDLAALLLVLRALLRTWGSLEAAFLAGHDREASDVGPALTAFSRRAREVDVRAAYGGRRPSRAGVDYFFPSPAKGAACKRLNLFLRWMVRRGRIDPGGWTGVAPSQLVVPLDTHVVRVARCLRLTTRRTPGWAMASEITGALRQLAPDDPVGFDFALCHVGMLGQCGDGTPRGAEGCPLSPACRPRVGRRRASPRPSVPR
- a CDS encoding dihydroorotase; this encodes MRLLLKNGRVVDPVNRLDGERDVLVADGVVALVGHDLPADGARVVEVPRGTVVVPGLVDMHVHLREPGQEHKETIATGTAAAVAGGFTAVACMPNTVPVNDQASVTEFILQRAAEAGLARVYPIGAVSRGSKGEHLAEIGELKLAGCVAVSDDGHPVATALLMRRALEYAGMFDMPVIDHCEDPSLKGDGVAHEGFNAARLGLRGIPGQAEEIMVERDVTLAGMTGAAVHVAHLSSRGSLRAVRDGKARGIRVTCEVTPHHFTLTDDALEGYDTNVKMNPPLREALDVEALVEGLADGSVDVIATDHAPHHHDEKHVEFDHAPFGIVGLETAVSLTFDRLVHRGTVGIARMVELLSTNPARILRIPGGHLSPGAVADITILAPDLTVRVDAARLRSRSKNTPFGGWTLRGGVAATIVGGRMLYTNPDVPGIEALRA
- a CDS encoding aspartate carbamoyltransferase catalytic subunit, producing the protein MTGQTGTGLRGRHLLGIADLAAEEITLVLDTAEAMKEVAARPIKKVPTLRGKTIVNLFYEPSTRTRTSFEIAEKRLSADTLNIAVSTSSVVKGETLADTVMNLEAMAPDMIVMRHASSGACHLLARICRARVINAGDGMHEHPTQALLDAFTIREHKGRLAGLKVAIVGDLLHSRVFRSNLLLLHKMGAEVWVSAPPTLQPPGLDRLGARVTSSVDEAVRDADVVMLLRIQLERMQGNFFPSLREYFTVFGMTPERFSLAKPDAILMHPGPMNRGVEISSDVADGSRSVILEQVANGVAVRMAVLYLLAGGSADEA
- the pyrR gene encoding bifunctional pyr operon transcriptional regulator/uracil phosphoribosyltransferase PyrR — its product is MEVAMAVVMDAQRMARTIARIAHEIAERNRGLDELALVGIRTRGVPLARRIASAIEQIGGAAVPTGTLDITLYRDDLMRQPVGPQPVVRSTEIPFSIDDRRILLVDDVLYTGRTIRAALDALIDFGRPQAIQLVVMIDRGHRELPIKADYVGKNLPTARAESVQVRFVETDGVDEVVLEEAGA